One part of the Jatrophihabitans sp. genome encodes these proteins:
- a CDS encoding hydroxymethylglutaryl-CoA lyase, which yields MAANGLPDVVELDKLPARVVICEVGPRDGLQNESAIVPVEVKLEFIERLVDAGHQLVEVTSFVHPSWVPQLADAEQLLSRLPRRPGVRYPVLVPNARGLDRALDAGVTEIAIFGSATETFARRNLNRTMAESVEMFAPVVAGARERGLRVRGYLSMCFGDPWEGRVPLPQVVRAATALMGLGCTELSLGDTIGVATPGQVRALLALLAQAGVDLDSVAVHFHDTYGQALANTLAALQCGVSIVDASAGGLGGCPYAESATGNLATEDLLWQLAGLGIQTGVDLTKLVETSVWMAGQLGRPSPSRVVQALAPR from the coding sequence ATGGCCGCCAACGGATTGCCCGACGTCGTCGAGTTGGACAAGCTGCCCGCCCGGGTGGTCATCTGCGAGGTGGGCCCGCGGGACGGGCTGCAGAACGAGTCGGCCATCGTGCCGGTGGAGGTCAAGCTCGAGTTCATCGAGCGCCTGGTGGACGCCGGTCATCAACTGGTCGAGGTGACCAGCTTCGTGCACCCGTCCTGGGTGCCGCAGCTGGCCGACGCCGAGCAACTGCTGAGCCGGCTACCGCGCCGGCCCGGCGTCCGCTATCCGGTGCTGGTGCCCAACGCCCGCGGGCTGGACCGGGCACTGGACGCCGGCGTCACCGAGATCGCGATCTTCGGCAGCGCCACCGAGACCTTCGCCCGGCGCAACCTCAACCGGACGATGGCCGAGTCGGTGGAGATGTTCGCGCCGGTGGTGGCCGGAGCCCGCGAGCGTGGGCTGCGGGTGCGGGGTTACCTGTCGATGTGCTTCGGTGACCCGTGGGAAGGCCGGGTGCCGCTGCCTCAGGTGGTGCGGGCGGCGACTGCGTTGATGGGACTGGGTTGCACCGAACTGAGCCTGGGCGACACCATCGGAGTGGCCACGCCTGGTCAGGTCCGCGCGCTGCTGGCCCTGCTGGCCCAGGCCGGTGTGGACCTCGACAGCGTCGCGGTGCATTTTCACGACACCTACGGCCAGGCGCTGGCCAACACGCTGGCCGCGCTGCAGTGCGGCGTCTCGATCGTCGACGCCTCCGCCGGCGGCCTGGGCGGCTGCCCCTACGCCGAGAGCGCGACCGGCAACCTGGCCACCGAGGACCTGCTGTGGCAGCTGGCAGGACTGGGCATCCAGACCGGGGTCGATTTGACCAAGCTGGTCGAGACCAGCGTCTGGATGGCCGGTCAGCTCGGCCGGCCAAGCCCGTCCCGGGTGGTGCAGGCGCTCGCGCCGCGCTGA